One window of Syngnathus acus chromosome 16, fSynAcu1.2, whole genome shotgun sequence genomic DNA carries:
- the rrp15 gene encoding RRP15-like protein isoform X2, with amino-acid sequence MAALVRTRVRIMEDIDDAESSLEDTNELNNSDGGSDDHVSSDGGNDGDDAEDEGGGLEEEEEEEEEEGNPNAGWAEAMAKILGKQTPKSKTTILVKNKELDKVKAKEKQEQLERKEQTDKKRAWEMMSRVKPDLVKDREVEKSLQRIATRGVVQLFNAVKMHQKNIDRKMAEVDGSERKKAKILSSVSKKDFIDVLRKTEGGARVKVKAEKDTHTTEVEEKPAWSVLSDDFMMGATMKDWDKEEHTGSGADGI; translated from the exons ATGGCCGCTTTGGTGCGTACGCGTGTGCGGATCATGGAAGATATCG ATGATGCTGAATCTTCTTTGGAGGACACAAATGAGCTGAACAACTCAGATGGGGGGAGTGATGATCACGTATCATCTGATGGAGGGAATGACGGAGATGATGCAGAGGATGAAGGTGGAggtctggaggaggaggaggaggaggaggaggaggaaggcaaTCCCAATGCTGGCTGGGCAGAGGCAATGGCCAAGATTTTGGGAAAGCAAACACCCAAGAGCAAAACCACCATCTtggtgaaaaacaaagaacTGGACAAAGTgaaggcaaaagaaaaacaggagCAGTTGGAGAGGAAGGAGCAG ACTGATAAGAAACGAGCATGGGAGATGATGTCCAGAGTAAAACCTGATCTAGTGAAGGACCGTGAGGTTGAAAAATCTTTGCAGAGAATTGCCACCCG AGGTGTCGTGCAACTGTTCAATGCGGTAAAAATGCACCAAAAGAACATCGACAGAAAGATGGCGGAGGTTGATGGCTCAGAGAGAAAGAAGGCAAAAATACTTTCCTCAGTTTCCAAAAAAGACTTCATCGATGTTCTAAGGAAAACAGAAGGTGGCGCcagagtcaaagtcaaggcagAAAAGGACACACAt ACTACTGAGGTGGAGGAGAAACCAGCGTGGAGTGTCCTCAGTGATGACTTTATGATGGGAGCGACGATGAAAGACTGGGACAAAGAGGAACACACAGGAAGTGGTGCAGATGGAATTTAA
- the rrp15 gene encoding RRP15-like protein isoform X1, with protein MAALVRTRVRIMEDIADDAESSLEDTNELNNSDGGSDDHVSSDGGNDGDDAEDEGGGLEEEEEEEEEEGNPNAGWAEAMAKILGKQTPKSKTTILVKNKELDKVKAKEKQEQLERKEQTDKKRAWEMMSRVKPDLVKDREVEKSLQRIATRGVVQLFNAVKMHQKNIDRKMAEVDGSERKKAKILSSVSKKDFIDVLRKTEGGARVKVKAEKDTHTTEVEEKPAWSVLSDDFMMGATMKDWDKEEHTGSGADGI; from the exons ATGGCCGCTTTGGTGCGTACGCGTGTGCGGATCATGGAAGATATCG CAGATGATGCTGAATCTTCTTTGGAGGACACAAATGAGCTGAACAACTCAGATGGGGGGAGTGATGATCACGTATCATCTGATGGAGGGAATGACGGAGATGATGCAGAGGATGAAGGTGGAggtctggaggaggaggaggaggaggaggaggaggaaggcaaTCCCAATGCTGGCTGGGCAGAGGCAATGGCCAAGATTTTGGGAAAGCAAACACCCAAGAGCAAAACCACCATCTtggtgaaaaacaaagaacTGGACAAAGTgaaggcaaaagaaaaacaggagCAGTTGGAGAGGAAGGAGCAG ACTGATAAGAAACGAGCATGGGAGATGATGTCCAGAGTAAAACCTGATCTAGTGAAGGACCGTGAGGTTGAAAAATCTTTGCAGAGAATTGCCACCCG AGGTGTCGTGCAACTGTTCAATGCGGTAAAAATGCACCAAAAGAACATCGACAGAAAGATGGCGGAGGTTGATGGCTCAGAGAGAAAGAAGGCAAAAATACTTTCCTCAGTTTCCAAAAAAGACTTCATCGATGTTCTAAGGAAAACAGAAGGTGGCGCcagagtcaaagtcaaggcagAAAAGGACACACAt ACTACTGAGGTGGAGGAGAAACCAGCGTGGAGTGTCCTCAGTGATGACTTTATGATGGGAGCGACGATGAAAGACTGGGACAAAGAGGAACACACAGGAAGTGGTGCAGATGGAATTTAA